A single window of Sporosarcina sp. Marseille-Q4943 DNA harbors:
- a CDS encoding ABC transporter substrate-binding protein produces the protein MRNIKRYSRFLMIVTLTLMLLVAGCSSDKENGDVSGKPVKVLLSAGDAGQFMSWKARSKDFTEETGIEIEFSETPYENLLENITSDGIANGGTYDLVVFLDSMGSSVTQFLEPLDDYMKRDNYNADRWPSSLLQLSTFENKLYSLPVRAHVQMLFYREDVYDKLNLAVPTTWEEFDIANKKITEEAGMEGVAPYYGPGNNGQNLFMWTAYLWSNYGDIFDENMKPIFNSPEGIEATERYINLLVKDKVAPSGSVTFGEQDSRTYFKQGKAASWLGWWWVYSEFNDTESSSPEVAGNVKFAPVPGWEGKTSSANVSSFPMAMMKGSRNKDAAWEVLKWISSPEEELDIVTKTWKEEIPAKEYSTVVTQIDNLKNEELNALSDNFYAFAAEGFENAKTLPQIKEWPRVADILSSAISNMATGKNVEDTLNDAAEKVEKLLDEAGYY, from the coding sequence ATGAGAAATATTAAAAGATATTCACGTTTTCTGATGATTGTCACTTTAACGCTAATGCTTTTGGTTGCTGGGTGTAGTTCTGATAAGGAAAATGGCGATGTATCAGGTAAACCGGTTAAGGTATTGCTATCTGCTGGAGATGCGGGGCAATTCATGTCATGGAAAGCAAGAAGTAAAGATTTTACGGAAGAAACGGGGATAGAAATTGAGTTTTCAGAAACGCCATATGAAAACTTACTTGAAAATATTACTTCTGATGGAATTGCCAATGGTGGCACGTATGATTTAGTCGTTTTTCTTGATTCAATGGGGTCATCTGTCACACAGTTTCTTGAGCCGTTAGACGATTATATGAAGAGAGATAATTATAACGCAGATCGCTGGCCGTCTTCTTTATTGCAGCTTTCAACATTCGAAAATAAATTGTACAGTTTGCCAGTCCGTGCGCATGTCCAAATGCTATTTTATCGCGAAGATGTGTATGACAAGCTAAATCTGGCGGTGCCAACAACGTGGGAAGAGTTTGATATTGCCAACAAAAAAATTACGGAAGAAGCGGGCATGGAAGGTGTCGCACCGTATTATGGACCTGGAAATAACGGTCAGAACCTATTTATGTGGACAGCCTATTTGTGGAGTAACTATGGCGATATTTTTGACGAAAATATGAAACCTATTTTTAATAGTCCTGAAGGAATAGAAGCTACTGAACGTTATATCAACCTTCTTGTAAAGGATAAAGTGGCACCGAGTGGATCCGTTACTTTCGGTGAACAAGATTCAAGAACGTATTTCAAACAAGGTAAAGCAGCATCATGGTTAGGCTGGTGGTGGGTGTACTCTGAGTTTAACGACACAGAATCCTCGTCCCCAGAAGTTGCCGGCAATGTGAAATTTGCTCCAGTTCCGGGCTGGGAGGGGAAAACAAGTTCAGCAAATGTTAGCTCATTCCCAATGGCAATGATGAAAGGTTCTAGGAATAAAGATGCCGCTTGGGAGGTACTGAAATGGATTTCTTCTCCCGAAGAAGAGTTGGATATTGTAACGAAAACATGGAAAGAAGAAATACCTGCCAAAGAGTATTCTACTGTAGTCACACAAATTGACAATCTGAAAAATGAGGAACTAAATGCCCTATCAGATAATTTTTATGCATTTGCTGCTGAAGGATTTGAGAATGCTAAAACACTTCCCCAGATAAAAGAATGGCCTCGGGTCGCTGATATTTTAAGTTCCGCGATTTCTAATATGGCCACGGGCAAGAATGTCGAGGACACGTTAAATGACGCTGCCGAGAAAGTTGAAAAACTCCTTGACGAAGCGGGGTATTACTAA
- a CDS encoding ABC transporter ATP-binding protein, whose translation MAELELNNIYKVYDGGITAVENFNLHVHDKEFIVFVGPSGCGKSTTLRMIAGLEEISKGDFLIDGRRVNDVEPKNRDIAMVFQNYALYPHMTVYDNMAFGLKLRKMPKSEIEKRVQNAAQILGLEEYLNRKPKALSGGQRQRVALGRAIVRDAKVFLMDEPLSNLDAKLRIQMRAEIIKLHQRLQTTTIYVTHDQTEALTMATRIVVMKDGKIMQIGTPKEVYENPNNIFVAGFIGSPPMNFFKVTLGEDNIKIGSHQLQVPEEKMKFLRKQGYIGKELTLGIRPEDIYDETTPVDIYSNPAIGIKVVVSELLGSETMVSADIENQNFVARLDSSLNIRAGETLKIILNMNKAHFFDSETEVAIRPSIMDLSYVSI comes from the coding sequence ATGGCAGAACTAGAGTTAAATAATATTTATAAGGTATACGATGGTGGTATTACTGCAGTTGAAAACTTTAACTTGCACGTACATGATAAAGAATTTATCGTTTTTGTTGGTCCTTCCGGTTGCGGGAAATCGACAACGCTTCGGATGATAGCTGGACTCGAAGAAATTTCGAAGGGCGACTTCCTTATTGATGGGCGTCGTGTCAATGATGTAGAGCCTAAAAATCGTGATATTGCAATGGTATTTCAAAACTACGCACTATATCCGCATATGACTGTGTATGACAATATGGCTTTCGGTTTAAAGTTGCGTAAAATGCCTAAGTCCGAGATCGAAAAGCGGGTACAAAATGCTGCTCAGATTCTTGGCTTGGAAGAGTATTTAAACAGAAAACCCAAGGCTCTGTCAGGCGGTCAACGTCAACGTGTCGCACTAGGTCGAGCAATCGTGCGGGATGCTAAAGTGTTCTTGATGGATGAGCCTCTCTCGAACTTGGATGCGAAGCTACGTATTCAGATGAGGGCGGAAATCATCAAGCTTCACCAACGTCTGCAAACGACGACAATTTATGTTACGCATGATCAAACGGAAGCGCTTACTATGGCAACCCGTATTGTTGTTATGAAGGACGGGAAAATCATGCAAATCGGGACGCCGAAAGAAGTATATGAGAACCCTAATAATATTTTCGTAGCTGGTTTTATCGGATCACCTCCGATGAACTTCTTTAAGGTAACACTTGGCGAAGACAATATAAAGATTGGATCGCATCAATTACAAGTTCCGGAAGAAAAAATGAAGTTTCTACGTAAACAAGGATATATAGGGAAAGAGCTTACTTTGGGTATACGTCCTGAAGACATCTATGATGAAACGACTCCTGTAGATATCTATTCAAATCCTGCTATAGGCATCAAAGTTGTTGTATCAGAGCTACTTGGTTCAGAAACGATGGTATCTGCAGACATTGAAAATCAAAATTTCGTTGCACGTTTGGATTCAAGCCTTAATATTCGAGCAGGAGAAACACTGAAAATTATATTAAATATGAACAAGGCACATTTTTTTGACTCAGAGACAGAGGTCGCTATTCGTCCGTCCATAATGGATTTAAGTTATGTATCTATATAA
- a CDS encoding carbohydrate ABC transporter permease, translated as MKNKYFKYSLLAPALVLIAATTFFPLIRSFWISLHNWDLKESVEMGSFVGFNNYLRAFSDSQFWNSVGVTFIFAASTVLLTLTLSIIVALLLSKDKKYLSYIRAVLIIPFAMSPALIGYSWKFMLNSDYGLFDKIIGFLFPPLADVVWLGTSTTAMLALISVVVWIWLPFMSLMFISGLIGMPAEVFEAAKVDGANALQIIFKITLPMLRPIILIASILMTMFTLKAFDPIVTLTQGGPGTSTEVLNFFIYKTGFRYFDMGYSAALGYILAFITIIFVVIYMRKLVKGDDWN; from the coding sequence ATGAAAAATAAATATTTTAAATATAGTTTGTTAGCCCCAGCGTTGGTACTTATAGCCGCAACCACATTTTTTCCTTTAATACGATCTTTCTGGATCAGTCTTCATAATTGGGATCTAAAAGAATCAGTGGAAATGGGAAGTTTTGTAGGCTTTAATAATTACCTTCGAGCCTTTTCAGATTCACAGTTTTGGAATAGTGTCGGGGTGACATTTATATTCGCCGCCAGTACAGTTTTGTTAACACTTACGCTAAGTATTATTGTGGCTTTATTACTTAGTAAGGATAAGAAATACCTTTCATATATTCGTGCGGTATTGATTATTCCATTTGCCATGAGCCCTGCCTTGATTGGATATTCCTGGAAGTTTATGCTGAACTCCGATTATGGATTATTTGACAAGATCATTGGATTTTTATTCCCTCCGCTAGCAGACGTCGTTTGGCTTGGAACAAGTACAACAGCGATGTTGGCACTTATATCGGTTGTCGTCTGGATATGGCTTCCTTTTATGAGCCTGATGTTTATAAGCGGATTAATCGGCATGCCTGCTGAGGTGTTTGAAGCCGCGAAAGTGGACGGGGCAAACGCATTGCAAATTATATTTAAAATTACATTGCCAATGCTAAGGCCAATTATACTTATTGCATCTATTTTAATGACAATGTTCACGTTAAAAGCATTTGATCCGATTGTTACATTAACGCAGGGTGGTCCCGGAACTTCTACGGAAGTTTTAAACTTCTTCATTTATAAAACGGGTTTCCGTTACTTTGATATGGGATATTCTGCAGCACTTGGATATATTCTTGCGTTTATCACGATTATATTCGTTGTCATCTATATGAGAAAATTAGTGAAAGGAGACGATTGGAATTGA
- a CDS encoding carbohydrate ABC transporter permease produces the protein MIAHVMAYIKHGSPVSKKSSPKLISILEFLLVLLVVTFLFLPILWIFITAFKTEAATYTTSLFFQATLDNFKTVLGSGFNLGKYYMNSTVVVFVTLLITIPVSILASYSLSRFQMKGKQTFMFAILATQFIPLIVNVIPFYLMFREWGLLDTTIALIIVNLGHTIPYAVWLTKGFIDRIPVDIEEAAAIDGASRFQILWRILLPLAMPGIITATVFCFVITWNEFMFALVLTQQEAVTLPVALSFFIGEKGVMWNQMAAAGIIFVLPTVIFMLLVRKQFILGMTSGGVK, from the coding sequence TTGATTGCACATGTTATGGCCTATATAAAACATGGATCTCCAGTAAGTAAAAAATCGTCGCCAAAGCTAATATCGATTTTAGAGTTTTTATTAGTTTTATTAGTAGTTACCTTCTTGTTCCTTCCAATTTTATGGATTTTCATCACTGCATTTAAAACGGAAGCGGCTACTTATACGACAAGTTTATTTTTCCAGGCGACACTGGATAATTTTAAAACGGTACTTGGTTCTGGTTTTAACCTAGGCAAGTATTATATGAACAGTACCGTAGTTGTCTTTGTCACGTTACTTATTACAATACCTGTCAGTATCCTTGCATCGTATAGCTTGTCTCGCTTTCAAATGAAGGGTAAGCAAACGTTTATGTTTGCAATTTTGGCAACGCAATTTATTCCACTAATTGTAAACGTCATTCCCTTTTATTTAATGTTTAGAGAATGGGGACTTCTTGATACGACAATTGCGCTAATTATCGTGAATCTTGGTCATACAATCCCTTACGCAGTTTGGTTGACAAAAGGTTTTATTGATCGGATACCGGTTGATATTGAGGAGGCAGCGGCAATTGATGGGGCGAGCCGTTTCCAAATATTATGGCGTATTTTATTACCCCTTGCTATGCCAGGTATTATTACTGCAACTGTTTTCTGTTTTGTTATCACATGGAACGAGTTCATGTTTGCGCTTGTATTAACCCAGCAAGAAGCGGTTACATTACCGGTTGCATTATCGTTTTTCATTGGAGAAAAAGGTGTAATGTGGAACCAAATGGCTGCAGCAGGAATTATCTTTGTTTTGCCAACAGTAATTTTCATGTTGCTTGTAAGAAAACAGTTTATTCTTGGTATGACATCAGGCGGAGTAAAGTAA
- a CDS encoding cupin domain-containing protein: protein MTNKPKIRKNITNEEMEKNWIVRHDELRPKGIPLMFIDSIIPGHQRINYTLIGDTASENSDFTPEITEPHGFQLGMVKAAAGSGPAYHTHDYIESFLPLSGKWRFYWGNTEEEIEGETIIGPWDLISLPPGLWRGFENISEDESWIFAVLEQHEVFEGKDPYWPKKIVAEAEKYGFKADEFGKMIKPDNFKELEKEIADRLKMGEK from the coding sequence ATGACAAACAAGCCAAAAATAAGAAAAAATATAACAAATGAAGAAATGGAGAAAAACTGGATTGTTCGACACGATGAATTAAGACCGAAAGGAATTCCTTTAATGTTCATAGACAGTATCATTCCAGGTCATCAGCGTATTAACTATACATTAATTGGAGATACAGCAAGTGAAAATAGTGATTTTACGCCTGAAATTACCGAGCCACATGGCTTCCAGTTGGGAATGGTGAAAGCTGCAGCAGGAAGTGGACCAGCATACCATACGCATGATTATATCGAGTCGTTTTTGCCGCTTTCAGGGAAATGGCGGTTTTATTGGGGAAATACTGAGGAAGAAATTGAAGGAGAGACAATTATCGGTCCATGGGATTTGATCTCATTACCTCCAGGCTTGTGGAGAGGGTTTGAAAATATAAGTGAAGATGAATCCTGGATCTTTGCAGTTTTGGAGCAACATGAAGTTTTCGAAGGGAAAGATCCATATTGGCCGAAAAAAATAGTTGCAGAAGCTGAAAAGTATGGATTTAAGGCAGACGAATTTGGCAAGATGATTAAGCCTGATAACTTTAAAGAATTAGAAAAGGAAATCGCTGATAGGTTAAAAATGGGAGAAAAATAA
- a CDS encoding HpcH/HpaI aldolase/citrate lyase family protein has product MCKTVKEKIQNGEQITGVFIGIYSPAIVEMCGHAGFDFIVIDDEHGAFSYSELENMIRTAELINLAPIVRVSYDNASIQKALDRGAKGIQVPMISTKEDAMQVVQKAKFPPVGNRGVAYSHRAARYGMDTGKAFIEQSNSEILVAVHIETKEAVENFEEIMGVEGIDLAFLGTTDLSVSMGYQDGPHHQEVQEAIALIYEKGKKLNVPIGTVAGNEHAARQAIEDGAIYVVAVGTSIISNAFSSFVKSTEASKK; this is encoded by the coding sequence ATGTGTAAAACAGTAAAGGAAAAAATTCAGAATGGTGAACAGATTACAGGTGTTTTTATAGGAATCTATTCACCGGCTATTGTTGAAATGTGCGGACATGCAGGTTTTGATTTTATAGTCATTGATGATGAACATGGGGCTTTCAGTTATAGTGAGCTTGAAAATATGATACGTACTGCTGAGCTAATAAACTTGGCGCCAATTGTACGTGTATCTTATGATAACGCAAGTATTCAAAAAGCTTTGGATCGAGGAGCTAAAGGTATTCAAGTTCCGATGATAAGTACGAAAGAGGATGCGATGCAAGTTGTTCAAAAAGCAAAGTTTCCTCCTGTAGGGAATAGAGGAGTGGCTTATTCACATCGTGCTGCACGGTATGGCATGGATACAGGAAAAGCATTCATCGAGCAATCAAATAGTGAAATTTTGGTTGCTGTGCATATCGAAACAAAGGAAGCCGTTGAAAACTTTGAAGAGATTATGGGTGTAGAAGGAATCGACTTAGCCTTCCTAGGAACAACAGACTTATCCGTCAGTATGGGCTATCAGGACGGTCCTCACCATCAAGAAGTACAAGAGGCCATAGCTCTTATTTATGAAAAAGGTAAAAAGCTTAATGTGCCAATTGGAACAGTAGCGGGAAATGAACATGCTGCACGCCAAGCAATTGAAGATGGGGCGATATACGTTGTAGCAGTTGGTACATCAATCATTTCAAATGCTTTTTCATCTTTTGTTAAATCAACAGAAGCATCTAAAAAATAG
- a CDS encoding ester cyclase codes for MAEEKKVAPKEIIAEPVQSTHARTKEEKKANFIFYADAADVNMIDTKDDYDYMNLDPAEQRKQSMKGFSPEYNNIVDYIVKITRQIWKEKDIGLIYDTYSTSISVHKGLVNTHGINEVISGTLQTLHAFPDRKGLGWSVIWSGDDENGFFTSHRGRSVATNLGDGLYGPATGKKVVFRTSADCLILNNKIYEEWLVMDTYHLILQLGLDPIEFAKKIARSSAKLAPSIPFGLPETAETGLPPEKFVPSSDRFEIGEFMQLIFNRIWARRSFNYVKDYYEENAVVHYVCNKDVIGIREIQGMFISLFASVPNGKVLLERVTCNKRESESDWDVAVRWRIQGIHEGTGYFGAPSGKAIDISGISHYKIRNEKVAEEWLLFDAMEVYRQIYAPDPNVLSQEGEGLVDGLDDGNFTGVS; via the coding sequence ATGGCTGAAGAGAAAAAAGTAGCACCCAAGGAAATTATAGCAGAACCGGTTCAATCAACACATGCACGAACAAAGGAAGAAAAGAAAGCAAACTTTATATTTTATGCGGACGCAGCAGATGTAAATATGATTGATACAAAAGACGACTATGATTATATGAATTTGGATCCGGCTGAACAACGTAAACAAAGCATGAAAGGTTTTAGTCCGGAATACAACAATATCGTAGATTATATTGTGAAAATCACAAGACAAATTTGGAAAGAGAAAGATATCGGCTTGATTTACGATACGTATAGTACAAGCATTTCTGTTCATAAAGGGTTGGTAAATACACATGGAATCAATGAAGTTATTTCAGGGACATTACAAACCTTGCATGCATTTCCAGATCGAAAAGGTTTAGGTTGGAGCGTCATTTGGTCAGGTGATGATGAAAATGGATTTTTCACTTCACATAGGGGGCGTTCGGTTGCCACCAATCTTGGAGATGGATTGTACGGGCCAGCGACTGGAAAGAAAGTGGTTTTTAGGACGAGCGCAGACTGTTTGATTTTGAATAATAAAATTTATGAAGAATGGCTTGTAATGGATACCTATCACCTTATTCTACAATTAGGGCTAGATCCAATTGAATTTGCCAAAAAAATTGCAAGAAGTTCGGCGAAACTGGCACCGTCTATTCCGTTTGGCTTACCGGAAACTGCAGAAACAGGTTTGCCTCCTGAGAAATTTGTTCCATCTTCTGATCGATTCGAAATCGGTGAGTTCATGCAACTTATATTTAACCGTATTTGGGCCCGCCGCTCGTTTAATTATGTGAAGGATTATTATGAAGAGAATGCGGTTGTACACTATGTTTGCAACAAAGATGTCATTGGAATTAGAGAAATTCAAGGGATGTTCATCAGCTTATTCGCTTCTGTTCCGAACGGAAAAGTTCTTCTTGAAAGAGTTACTTGTAATAAACGAGAATCAGAGAGTGATTGGGATGTTGCCGTTCGCTGGAGAATTCAAGGCATTCACGAAGGTACAGGCTACTTTGGTGCACCAAGCGGTAAAGCAATTGATATCTCTGGTATCAGTCATTATAAAATTCGGAATGAGAAAGTTGCAGAAGAATGGCTACTATTTGACGCAATGGAAGTGTACCGCCAAATCTATGCACCGGATCCGAATGTTTTAAGCCAGGAGGGTGAAGGTTTAGTAGATGGGCTGGATGATGGGAATTTTACAGGGGTTTCCTGA
- a CDS encoding ester cyclase, with protein MIGDGKVFSNESTKANYIFYADADDVNMIDTKDDYDYINIDESEKKKQSMKGFSPEYNNIVDYILKITRQIWKEKDIGLIYDTYSTSVSVHKGLINSHGVNEVISGTLQTLQAFPDRKGLGWSVIWSGDDQTGFFTSHRSLDVATNLGESFYGPATGKKVVLRASADCMILNNKIHEEWLVMDSYHLVKQLGLDPVEVAKRIARGSYKLAPSISFGLPETAETGLPPAVFNPSSDRFEIGEFMQLVFNRIWARRSFNFVKDYYEENAVLHYVCNRDIIGIREIQGMFISLFASVPNGKVILERVTCNKRGSESDWDVAVRWRIQGLHEGTGYFGAPSGKMIDITGISHYKIRNEKIAEEWMLFDGMEVLRQIHLPTAAELETDEDYENVGDGNFIGIS; from the coding sequence GTGATAGGGGATGGAAAGGTTTTTTCAAATGAAAGCACGAAAGCTAATTACATTTTTTATGCCGATGCTGATGATGTGAACATGATTGATACAAAAGATGATTATGATTATATAAACATCGACGAATCCGAAAAAAAGAAACAAAGTATGAAAGGCTTTAGTCCGGAGTATAACAATATTGTAGATTACATTCTAAAAATCACAAGACAAATTTGGAAAGAAAAAGATATTGGACTGATTTACGATACGTATAGTACAAGTGTTTCAGTTCATAAGGGACTTATTAATTCCCACGGAGTAAATGAGGTTATATCTGGTACTTTACAAACTTTGCAAGCCTTCCCGGATCGAAAAGGTTTAGGATGGAGCGTCATTTGGTCTGGCGATGATCAAACGGGGTTCTTCACTTCACATAGAAGTCTTGACGTTGCGACAAATCTTGGCGAAAGCTTTTACGGTCCAGCCACGGGGAAAAAAGTGGTGTTAAGGGCTAGTGCTGATTGCATGATTTTAAATAATAAAATTCATGAAGAATGGTTGGTCATGGATTCGTATCATTTAGTGAAGCAATTAGGTCTAGATCCGGTTGAGGTGGCTAAACGAATTGCAAGAGGGTCCTATAAGTTAGCGCCGTCTATTTCTTTTGGCCTTCCGGAAACCGCTGAAACAGGTCTTCCACCAGCAGTGTTTAACCCGTCTTCTGACCGATTTGAAATCGGCGAGTTTATGCAACTTGTATTTAATCGGATTTGGGCCCGTCGCTCGTTTAACTTTGTAAAAGATTATTATGAAGAAAATGCGGTTTTGCATTATGTTTGTAACAGAGACATCATTGGTATTCGAGAAATCCAAGGAATGTTTATTAGCTTATTCGCTTCTGTCCCGAATGGAAAAGTAATTTTGGAACGAGTAACTTGCAATAAGAGAGGATCAGAAAGTGATTGGGATGTGGCAGTTCGTTGGAGAATTCAAGGTTTGCATGAAGGAACGGGTTATTTTGGCGCGCCTAGCGGGAAAATGATAGATATCACCGGGATTAGCCATTACAAAATTCGCAATGAGAAAATTGCCGAAGAGTGGATGTTGTTTGATGGAATGGAGGTTTTACGCCAAATACATTTACCTACCGCTGCAGAATTAGAGACTGATGAGGATTACGAGAATGTTGGAGATGGAAACTTCATAGGTATTTCCTAA
- a CDS encoding alpha/beta fold hydrolase: protein MAKRIPLVLLPGTLCDERLWKYQMESLADIADLAVANISNHDTLTALAEEVLSEAPQEFALAGLSLGGMVALEIMRIAPERVLKLALLDTNPYPPRPEQKDTWNNFFKMIDNNQFMDITKKHLLPVLIHPDKQDDEATVLTILQMAEAIGEEAYVNQLKAVMSREDQRRILSSVTCPVMIMVGKDDVVCPVPMSEYMASQIPHATLEIIEDAGHLITLEQPENVSQRLKKWLLNTGAVRNGNGLVEKEPW, encoded by the coding sequence ATGGCGAAACGAATACCGCTTGTCTTATTACCAGGGACGCTATGTGATGAAAGGTTATGGAAGTATCAAATGGAGTCATTAGCAGATATTGCAGACTTGGCCGTGGCGAATATTTCCAATCATGATACACTCACAGCCTTGGCGGAGGAAGTTCTCTCAGAAGCACCTCAGGAATTTGCTCTCGCAGGATTATCCCTTGGGGGCATGGTGGCATTAGAAATTATGCGAATTGCTCCAGAAAGGGTTCTAAAATTGGCCCTTCTGGATACAAATCCGTATCCTCCTAGACCAGAGCAAAAGGATACTTGGAACAATTTTTTCAAGATGATTGATAACAATCAGTTTATGGACATCACAAAGAAGCATCTTTTACCGGTTTTAATTCATCCAGATAAGCAAGATGATGAAGCGACTGTCTTGACTATTTTGCAGATGGCTGAAGCAATTGGGGAAGAGGCGTACGTGAATCAATTAAAGGCTGTGATGAGTAGGGAAGACCAGCGCCGTATTTTATCTTCTGTCACGTGCCCTGTAATGATTATGGTTGGGAAAGATGATGTTGTCTGCCCAGTGCCGATGTCGGAGTATATGGCCTCCCAAATTCCGCACGCAACGTTGGAAATCATTGAAGACGCGGGTCACCTAATAACGCTAGAGCAACCTGAAAATGTTAGTCAACGTTTGAAGAAGTGGCTTCTTAATACAGGCGCAGTACGTAACGGAAATGGATTGGTGGAAAAAGAGCCTTGGTAA
- a CDS encoding amidase gives MVVSIKNLLDGYQEKKFSPTEITQWYLERIKKLDAELHSYITVTEETALKQAKKAEEKMNAGLTGSLLGVPISIKDSIDTKGILTTNGSIIDKERIPDENAAVVSLLEEEGTILLGKNNMYEYGGATISENPYFGDIMNQWNKNKTAGGSSGGSAAAVAANLCLASIGTDASGSIRVPAACCGVIGIKPTHHKLSMNGIDAFSWTLTDAGILTSNIEDSAIVLGTMTGVSYAPVCLPDLKGVRVGLPKSYFNEDMTEEIAKMYQKVIQQMVELGATLVEVDTSILTDTVMTSRTIGTSELGVVFQQQIASISDLFSEGMQETFKRSRQITAFDYLNALKKREEWLYAFSAIFSEVDVILTPAMPIATPDVGVRKGLLEGESLDDTMVRYTNVFNITGHPALALPVDQMVQGAPLGIQLIADYHREDNLYRVGYAYEQFALLDLYADRQSRF, from the coding sequence ATGGTTGTTTCGATAAAGAATTTACTGGACGGATATCAGGAAAAAAAGTTCTCTCCTACCGAAATTACACAATGGTACTTGGAACGAATCAAAAAATTGGATGCTGAGCTACATTCCTATATTACAGTAACAGAAGAAACAGCGCTCAAACAGGCGAAAAAAGCTGAAGAAAAAATGAATGCGGGGCTTACAGGATCGTTGCTAGGTGTGCCGATTTCAATTAAGGATTCTATTGACACGAAAGGCATTTTAACAACAAATGGTTCAATTATTGATAAGGAAAGAATCCCAGATGAAAATGCTGCCGTTGTGTCTTTATTAGAAGAGGAAGGTACCATTTTACTAGGGAAAAATAATATGTACGAATATGGTGGAGCAACGATTTCTGAAAACCCGTACTTTGGTGACATCATGAATCAGTGGAATAAGAATAAGACAGCCGGCGGCTCGAGTGGCGGCTCAGCAGCCGCAGTTGCCGCAAACTTATGCTTAGCTTCTATTGGAACAGATGCATCAGGATCGATACGTGTGCCCGCCGCTTGCTGTGGAGTCATTGGTATAAAACCGACACATCATAAACTGAGCATGAACGGAATTGATGCCTTCTCATGGACATTGACGGATGCAGGAATCTTAACGAGCAATATCGAGGATTCTGCAATTGTGTTAGGAACAATGACAGGAGTATCTTATGCCCCTGTTTGCCTACCTGATTTAAAAGGTGTTCGTGTAGGTTTACCAAAGTCCTATTTCAATGAGGATATGACGGAGGAAATAGCGAAGATGTATCAGAAAGTAATTCAACAAATGGTTGAGCTTGGAGCTACTTTGGTGGAAGTGGATACATCTATTCTAACTGACACGGTAATGACCTCAAGAACGATAGGGACTTCCGAATTGGGCGTTGTTTTTCAACAACAAATTGCTTCCATCAGCGATCTCTTTAGCGAAGGGATGCAAGAAACATTTAAAAGAAGCCGTCAAATCACCGCATTTGACTATTTAAATGCATTGAAAAAAAGAGAGGAATGGCTGTATGCCTTTTCAGCTATCTTTTCAGAGGTAGATGTAATATTGACCCCTGCAATGCCTATTGCCACACCTGATGTCGGAGTAAGGAAAGGTTTATTAGAAGGCGAGTCACTGGATGATACGATGGTGCGTTATACAAATGTGTTCAATATCACAGGCCATCCGGCGCTGGCATTGCCGGTTGACCAAATGGTGCAGGGAGCGCCGTTAGGGATACAATTGATCGCTGATTATCACAGAGAAGATAATTTGTATCGAGTTGGATATGCGTATGAACAGTTTGCTTTACTCGATTTATACGCAGACAGGCAAAGCAGATTTTAA